The proteins below come from a single Eubacterium limosum genomic window:
- a CDS encoding flavodoxin domain-containing protein, protein MKILIAYHSKNGTSEKCAQLLLKQVGAADLADLKKKTPDFESYDLIVIGGSIRMGMYTRPVRKALKKYEDVLERKKVIYFINCAFPENREKYYKDNISEKLRKRTLGCFNFGGEMDLARLTGSDRMIATTVARQSQGSGHPLASIDERAIEQCAGRIAAIKENI, encoded by the coding sequence ATGAAAATATTGATCGCATATCACAGCAAAAACGGAACCTCTGAGAAATGCGCCCAGCTTTTATTAAAGCAGGTGGGGGCTGCAGACCTGGCCGATCTTAAGAAAAAGACACCTGATTTTGAGTCCTATGATCTTATTGTTATTGGCGGCTCCATCCGCATGGGAATGTATACGCGTCCGGTGCGAAAGGCTCTCAAGAAGTATGAAGATGTTCTGGAACGGAAAAAGGTGATCTATTTCATCAACTGTGCTTTTCCGGAAAACAGGGAAAAATATTATAAGGATAATATTTCTGAAAAGCTCAGGAAGCGTACGCTGGGCTGTTTTAACTTCGGCGGTGAAATGGATCTTGCGCGGTTAACAGGCTCGGACCGCATGATTGCGACAACCGTAGCCCGCCAGTCACAGGGAAGCGGTCATCCTCTCGCGTCTATTGATGAGCGGGCCATTGAGCAGTGTGCTGGCAGAATAGCAGCAATTAAAGAAAATATATAA